Proteins from a single region of Thermococcus alcaliphilus:
- a CDS encoding UbiA prenyltransferase family protein: protein MLKAVIKNTRIVDGKSFIGMGLLGLLMNFRHNPDFKGAIILVISLILYVAYAFAINNCFDVDTDLKNPQKRNKNPVASGELSFRMGIISSALIAALGVLFAFFLSYREFMIYISMLLLATFYSAPPRLKAKPIVDVVSHGIFFGAMPFIYGAYFDGILTKYEIAIAIALLLYSFAMELRNHLEDYESDLKANLKTTPIVIGKKLSEKLILAFSGLSIALLLTLLNIPFGALGIAIVGVRASYRLFDVVVVFLLLFHALKALLGV, encoded by the coding sequence ATGCTAAAGGCCGTAATAAAAAACACCAGGATAGTCGATGGTAAATCGTTCATAGGAATGGGCCTGCTCGGCTTGTTAATGAACTTTAGGCATAATCCCGATTTCAAAGGTGCTATTATACTTGTAATTTCATTAATATTATATGTTGCATACGCATTTGCCATAAACAATTGTTTCGATGTTGACACCGATTTAAAAAATCCCCAAAAGAGGAACAAAAACCCAGTGGCAAGTGGGGAACTTAGCTTTAGGATGGGTATTATCTCTTCAGCCCTAATTGCAGCTCTGGGAGTGTTATTTGCGTTTTTCCTTAGTTATAGAGAGTTCATGATCTACATTTCAATGTTGTTGTTGGCTACTTTTTACTCAGCACCGCCGAGACTTAAAGCAAAGCCCATCGTAGATGTAGTATCACACGGGATATTTTTCGGAGCAATGCCCTTCATTTATGGTGCATACTTCGATGGGATTTTAACAAAGTATGAAATTGCAATAGCGATAGCTCTTCTTCTGTATTCATTCGCAATGGAGCTCAGAAACCATCTTGAGGACTATGAAAGCGATTTAAAAGCAAATTTAAAGACTACTCCAATTGTCATTGGCAAGAAATTATCTGAGAAGCTTATATTGGCGTTTTCGGGTCTTTCAATAGCTCTCCTCTTAACACTTCTCAACATCCCCTTTGGAGCCCTTGGGATAGCGATTGTAGGAGTTAGGGCGAGTTATAGACTCTTTGATGTTGTTGTCGTTTTTCTGCTACTCTTTCATGCTTTGAAAGCATTGCTGGGTGTATAG
- a CDS encoding lysylphosphatidylglycerol synthase transmembrane domain-containing protein: protein MNKKRIFALIALLISLAYLYKSINLIELELALKTSSHEYLLVAFMLSVFTIILSSLRWYLFLREVQETSFRKTLRAFLSGYYLMTILPPSVGHIAKVKLVGGDYFKALSSLLIGLSTELVVVFLFALIFIGFLKIGILGLIIILVALIYEKGIYKALDSLLGFWEIFGLKGLVSTLRGYLERIHKGWSGAKENKAIFLLSFLLSVVIILLQVYGIIVVGKAFNLEISMKQALYGFLMSVLFASVSGIPAGFGANEFGLVLGIGTSTKATVTAFIYKFLFQYVYSILGAVLFYGALDEGGGYEGSTGQ from the coding sequence ATGAACAAAAAACGGATATTTGCTCTAATTGCACTTTTAATTTCACTTGCGTATCTATACAAGAGCATTAACCTTATCGAGCTTGAATTAGCCCTAAAAACTTCATCCCATGAGTACCTTCTTGTGGCTTTTATGCTTTCTGTTTTTACCATTATCTTATCTTCTCTTAGGTGGTATCTGTTCTTAAGAGAGGTTCAGGAAACGAGCTTCAGGAAAACTCTAAGAGCCTTTTTAAGTGGATATTATCTAATGACAATTCTCCCACCAAGTGTGGGGCATATTGCAAAAGTCAAGCTCGTTGGGGGTGATTACTTCAAAGCCCTCTCTTCTCTCCTAATTGGACTGAGCACAGAACTGGTAGTGGTCTTTTTATTTGCCCTCATTTTTATCGGCTTCTTGAAGATTGGAATCCTCGGATTAATCATTATCTTGGTTGCCCTAATCTATGAAAAGGGCATTTACAAAGCTCTTGATTCTTTATTGGGTTTTTGGGAGATTTTTGGATTAAAAGGATTGGTGTCAACCCTTAGGGGTTATTTGGAGAGAATACATAAGGGATGGAGCGGAGCAAAGGAAAACAAGGCGATTTTTCTACTCTCGTTTTTGCTTTCTGTGGTGATAATTCTCCTTCAGGTCTATGGAATCATCGTAGTTGGAAAGGCATTTAATTTGGAAATTTCAATGAAACAGGCTTTATATGGGTTTTTAATGAGCGTGCTCTTTGCTTCGGTTAGCGGTATTCCAGCGGGATTTGGGGCAAACGAGTTTGGACTTGTTCTTGGAATCGGCACCTCAACAAAAGCTACTGTAACGGCTTTTATTTATAAATTCCTCTTTCAGTACGTATACTCAATATTGGGTGCAGTTCTGTTTTATGGAGCATTAGATGAAGGTGGTGGATATGAGGGTAGCACTGGTCAGTGA
- a CDS encoding glycosyltransferase family 4 protein: MRVALVSDWYYPKIGGVASHMHNLAIKLRKRGHEVAIVTNNRTTGKEEDLERYGIELIKIPGIISPLLEVNLTYGLKSSEELNEFLKDFDVIHSHHAFTPLALKAVKAGRAMGKATLLTTHSISFAHESKLWEALGFTIPLFTSYLKYPHRIIAVSKAAKAFIEHFTSVPISIVPNGVDDKRFFPAKNKDEIKAKFGLEGNVVLYVSRMSYRKGPHVLLNAFSKIEDATLVMVGNGEMLPFLKAQAKFLGIEDRVVFMGYVPDDVLPEVFRMADVFVLPSVSSEAFGIVVLEAMASGVPVVATDVGGIPEVVKENEAGLLVPPGNELELREAIQKLLNDEELRKQYGSKGRKAVEEKYSWDKVVVEIEKIYEEILSNIQRGNS, from the coding sequence ATGAGGGTAGCACTGGTCAGTGACTGGTATTATCCAAAAATTGGAGGGGTTGCATCCCATATGCACAATTTGGCCATAAAGCTCAGAAAAAGAGGGCATGAAGTAGCGATAGTTACAAACAACAGAACCACCGGAAAAGAAGAGGATCTTGAGAGATATGGAATAGAACTTATAAAAATTCCTGGAATTATAAGCCCCCTTTTGGAGGTAAACTTGACGTATGGGCTAAAGTCCTCAGAAGAGCTCAACGAATTTCTAAAGGACTTTGATGTAATTCACTCTCACCACGCATTTACCCCCCTCGCTTTAAAAGCAGTTAAGGCCGGAAGGGCAATGGGAAAAGCCACTCTGCTCACAACACACAGCATCTCTTTTGCCCATGAATCGAAGCTCTGGGAGGCCTTAGGATTCACAATTCCTCTTTTCACAAGCTATTTAAAGTATCCCCACCGAATAATAGCGGTGAGCAAGGCTGCAAAGGCATTTATAGAGCATTTTACATCTGTTCCAATCTCAATAGTGCCAAATGGAGTTGATGATAAGCGTTTCTTCCCTGCAAAGAATAAAGACGAGATAAAAGCCAAGTTTGGACTTGAGGGTAATGTAGTGCTTTATGTAAGCAGAATGAGCTACCGAAAAGGACCTCATGTGCTTTTGAATGCATTTTCCAAAATAGAAGATGCTACTCTTGTAATGGTCGGTAACGGAGAAATGCTTCCTTTCCTAAAAGCCCAAGCTAAATTCCTTGGAATAGAAGACAGGGTTGTCTTTATGGGATATGTGCCGGATGACGTCCTTCCAGAGGTTTTTAGAATGGCAGATGTATTTGTACTACCATCAGTATCTTCGGAAGCATTTGGCATAGTTGTCCTTGAAGCCATGGCTTCTGGAGTACCAGTTGTAGCTACAGACGTCGGTGGGATACCCGAAGTAGTTAAAGAAAATGAAGCCGGCCTTCTTGTACCTCCAGGAAATGAACTTGAGCTGAGAGAGGCAATCCAGAAGCTTTTGAACGATGAAGAGCTAAGAAAGCAGTATGGAAGCAAGGGAAGAAAGGCTGTTGAGGAAAAGTATTCCTGGGATAAGGTCGTTGTGGAAATAGAAAAGATTTATGAGGAAATTCTCTCAAATATCCAGAGGGGAAATTCATGA
- a CDS encoding creatininase family protein, with amino-acid sequence MRMERLTWEEFEMAKAKASAILLPVGSVEAHGKHLPLGTDVFAPLEIARRVEKKLKDKGIEILIAPPIWYGHSFVLNVYPGTINVRADSLRRYVRDVMSEFAEEGFKKIILLNGHGGNVYPLIEASEEVADSYDVGIILINWWMDFRKEILEICSSQGHAGEDETSVMLAIAPELVKMKKAKGEKRSAPVRVIRRDIGLELFPDGVNDNPQGATREKGEKILEVVSDKIAKILEGML; translated from the coding sequence ATGAGAATGGAGAGGCTGACATGGGAAGAATTTGAAATGGCAAAAGCCAAAGCATCCGCTATTCTTCTTCCCGTGGGCAGTGTTGAGGCTCATGGAAAGCACTTACCTCTAGGTACTGATGTCTTTGCCCCCCTTGAAATTGCAAGGAGAGTTGAAAAAAAGCTGAAGGATAAAGGAATAGAAATCCTGATAGCACCTCCAATCTGGTATGGGCACAGCTTTGTGCTGAACGTTTACCCCGGGACGATAAACGTGAGGGCAGACAGTCTGAGGAGATACGTTAGGGATGTGATGAGTGAGTTCGCAGAGGAGGGCTTTAAAAAGATAATCCTCTTAAATGGGCACGGCGGAAACGTTTATCCACTCATAGAGGCGAGTGAAGAAGTTGCAGATAGTTACGACGTCGGGATTATCCTCATAAACTGGTGGATGGACTTCAGAAAAGAAATACTTGAAATATGTTCTTCCCAAGGGCACGCAGGAGAAGATGAGACCTCAGTAATGCTTGCAATAGCGCCGGAACTCGTCAAAATGAAGAAAGCAAAGGGCGAAAAGAGAAGTGCTCCGGTTAGAGTAATAAGAAGAGATATAGGGCTTGAGCTTTTCCCAGACGGAGTCAATGATAATCCGCAAGGAGCAACAAGAGAAAAGGGAGAAAAGATTTTGGAGGTAGTTAGTGATAAAATAGCAAAAATCCTGGAAGGAATGTTATGA
- a CDS encoding universal stress protein: protein MFEKVLFPTDFSEVSMHALRECIPQLFEVGAKKLYLVHIVDITATDIEAIELMKIDEEELNKLAEEIKANGIDVEPIVKIGIPSLEIAEIAQENNVDLIVVPSKGENILRQMLLGSTASNLVRATKKPVLVVKYEWDEEEEKIKCLSNCKEIFKRPLIALDFSECSEKVVNAAKKFEELIEEAVIIHVVDYGKPEDLEKNIENAKAKLTEFAKMFSVSVKTEVLTGIASHSILGTALAKDSSIIVMGKKGRSVLKDLLLGSTAERVVRDSKLPVLLVPCE from the coding sequence ATGTTTGAAAAGGTGCTCTTTCCAACGGACTTCTCTGAGGTCTCTATGCACGCCCTTAGAGAGTGCATTCCCCAGCTGTTTGAAGTCGGTGCTAAGAAGCTCTATCTAGTTCACATAGTTGATATCACAGCTACGGATATAGAGGCAATAGAGCTTATGAAAATAGACGAGGAGGAGCTAAATAAGCTTGCCGAGGAAATAAAGGCAAATGGGATTGATGTTGAACCAATTGTGAAAATTGGGATACCTTCACTGGAAATAGCTGAAATAGCTCAGGAGAACAATGTGGATTTGATTGTTGTGCCGTCTAAAGGTGAAAACATCCTCAGGCAAATGCTCCTAGGTAGCACTGCCTCAAACCTTGTTAGGGCAACTAAAAAACCCGTCTTGGTTGTAAAATACGAATGGGACGAGGAAGAGGAGAAAATTAAATGTCTCTCAAATTGTAAAGAGATTTTCAAGAGGCCCTTGATTGCTTTGGACTTTTCCGAATGTTCTGAAAAAGTTGTAAATGCGGCAAAGAAGTTTGAGGAGCTAATCGAAGAAGCTGTTATTATTCACGTAGTGGATTATGGAAAGCCAGAAGATCTTGAAAAGAACATTGAAAACGCGAAGGCAAAGCTGACAGAATTTGCGAAGATGTTTAGCGTTTCGGTAAAAACTGAGGTGCTCACGGGAATAGCCTCGCATTCTATATTAGGTACTGCCCTGGCCAAAGATTCTTCGATCATAGTTATGGGCAAGAAGGGTAGGAGCGTTCTAAAAGACCTCCTTCTTGGAAGCACGGCAGAAAGGGTGGTTAGGGACTCAAAACTTCCCGTTCTGTTAGTGCCATGTGAATAA
- the gcvT gene encoding glycine cleavage system aminomethyltransferase GcvT, with amino-acid sequence MKRVHIFDWHKEHAKKVEEFAGWEMPIWYSSIKEEHLAVRNGVGVFDVSHMGEIFFRGKDALKFLQYVTTNDISKPPAISGTYSLVLNERGAVKDETLVFNMGNDTYMMVCDSDAFEKLYAWFTSIKGAIEQYTKLDLEIENKTYDMAMFSVQGPKARDLAMDLFGIDINQLWWFQAKEVELDGIKMLLSRSGYTGENGFEVYFEDANPYHPNPEKRGKPEKALYVWEKILEAGQKYGIKPAGLGARDTLRLEAGYTLYGNETKELQLLSTDIDEVTPLQANLEFAIFWDKEFIGKEALLKQKERGLPSKMVHFKMVDKGIPRAGYKVYADGKEIGEVTSGTLSPLLGIGIGIAFVKPEYAKPGLEIEIDIRGQKKKALTVAPPFYDPKKYGAFREE; translated from the coding sequence ATGAAGAGGGTGCACATTTTTGACTGGCACAAGGAGCATGCAAAGAAAGTTGAAGAGTTTGCAGGCTGGGAAATGCCCATCTGGTACTCGAGCATAAAAGAGGAACACCTTGCCGTTAGGAATGGAGTCGGAGTTTTTGATGTTTCCCATATGGGAGAAATCTTCTTTAGAGGGAAGGATGCGCTCAAGTTCCTTCAATACGTGACCACAAACGACATTTCCAAACCTCCTGCAATAAGCGGAACCTACAGCTTAGTCCTCAACGAAAGGGGAGCGGTGAAAGATGAGACCCTAGTGTTCAACATGGGAAACGACACTTACATGATGGTCTGCGACAGCGATGCCTTTGAAAAGCTCTACGCATGGTTCACCTCAATTAAAGGGGCAATTGAGCAGTATACAAAGCTCGATTTGGAGATAGAGAACAAAACCTATGACATGGCAATGTTCTCGGTTCAAGGACCAAAAGCAAGGGATCTCGCCATGGATCTCTTTGGAATTGACATCAATCAGCTCTGGTGGTTCCAGGCTAAGGAAGTCGAGCTCGATGGGATTAAGATGCTCCTCTCAAGAAGTGGCTACACTGGAGAAAACGGCTTTGAGGTTTACTTTGAGGATGCAAACCCATATCATCCAAACCCAGAGAAGAGAGGAAAGCCAGAGAAAGCCCTATACGTATGGGAGAAGATACTCGAGGCTGGGCAAAAGTACGGCATAAAGCCCGCTGGACTTGGTGCTAGGGATACCCTAAGGCTTGAGGCAGGTTACACCCTCTACGGGAACGAAACAAAGGAGCTCCAGCTTTTGAGCACTGACATCGATGAGGTAACTCCTCTCCAGGCAAACCTTGAGTTTGCAATCTTCTGGGACAAGGAGTTCATAGGTAAGGAGGCACTGCTCAAGCAGAAGGAGAGAGGCCTCCCAAGCAAGATGGTGCACTTCAAGATGGTGGACAAGGGCATTCCAAGGGCAGGGTACAAGGTATACGCAGACGGCAAGGAGATTGGAGAAGTTACAAGCGGAACGCTTTCACCTCTCTTGGGAATCGGCATAGGTATAGCGTTCGTTAAGCCAGAGTATGCAAAGCCCGGATTGGAGATAGAGATCGACATAAGAGGGCAAAAGAAGAAGGCGCTAACCGTTGCTCCACCTTTCTACGACCCCAAGAAGTATGGAGCATTTAGGGAAGAGTGA
- a CDS encoding DMT family transporter gives MSRKYAIASVLLWSTVASAFKLSLAYFTPLQLLFYASLTSLLLFAFVYGKRFSVRNAAPSVYLGAVNPFLYYIVLFTAYSRLPAQEAQALNYTWPLVLVVFSVLFLKERILARTLGGLVMGFLGASIVATRGNLLSLKFSDPLGVLLGLGSAFIWALYWTLNLKDKRPLVEKMFWNFFFGFIYISAMIIATKSFVIPSPMPLLGAVYVGLFEMGVTFLLWYKAIESDVSFASNLAYLVPFLSLLFIHFLVGEEIAPTSIVGLILIVGGIIIGKK, from the coding sequence ATGAGTCGAAAATATGCGATAGCATCGGTGTTGCTGTGGTCAACGGTTGCGAGTGCATTTAAGCTTTCCCTGGCTTATTTTACTCCATTACAATTGCTTTTTTACGCTTCTCTCACTTCACTTCTCCTCTTTGCGTTTGTATATGGTAAAAGGTTCTCGGTGCGAAATGCAGCTCCTTCGGTATATTTGGGAGCGGTAAATCCCTTTCTTTATTACATAGTTCTCTTTACTGCGTATTCCCGGCTTCCCGCTCAGGAGGCACAGGCATTAAACTACACGTGGCCTCTTGTGCTTGTGGTTTTTTCAGTGCTTTTCTTAAAGGAGAGAATTTTAGCTAGAACTCTTGGTGGATTGGTAATGGGATTTCTAGGGGCTTCCATAGTTGCAACAAGGGGTAATCTGCTTAGCTTAAAATTTTCAGACCCTCTTGGAGTTCTTCTTGGGTTGGGAAGTGCTTTTATATGGGCATTATACTGGACGTTGAACCTTAAAGACAAGCGACCTCTAGTTGAGAAGATGTTCTGGAACTTCTTCTTTGGATTTATTTACATCTCGGCAATGATTATAGCTACTAAGAGCTTCGTTATTCCTTCCCCTATGCCTCTCTTGGGTGCCGTTTATGTAGGGCTCTTTGAGATGGGGGTGACGTTCCTATTATGGTATAAAGCAATTGAAAGTGATGTCTCCTTTGCGTCAAACTTAGCCTATCTTGTTCCCTTTTTGTCCCTTCTTTTTATACACTTCTTGGTGGGAGAAGAAATAGCTCCAACAAGCATAGTTGGCTTAATCCTCATAGTGGGGGGAATAATAATAGGAAAGAAATAG
- a CDS encoding cyclase family protein translates to MIVDLTLELSEETPIYPGDPRVEVKRWATIEKDGYYMNALFLGEHSGTHVDAPVHFIAYGKTIDQVPLEKFIGRGVVIDVSYLQGNIEPGDIKMVEEMVFFYTGGKDIYLSEEGARYLVEKGIKAVGIDNPTIGGFEVHKILLSNEILIFENLANLEKLIGKEFTFFGVPLKIKNGSGSPIRAFAIL, encoded by the coding sequence ATGATAGTTGATTTAACCCTTGAACTCAGCGAAGAGACTCCCATATATCCGGGCGACCCAAGGGTTGAGGTGAAAAGATGGGCTACTATCGAGAAGGACGGCTATTATATGAACGCCCTCTTTCTTGGGGAGCACAGCGGGACGCACGTTGATGCTCCGGTGCATTTCATTGCTTACGGAAAGACAATAGATCAAGTGCCGCTGGAAAAGTTCATTGGGAGAGGAGTAGTTATTGACGTTTCTTACCTACAGGGAAACATAGAGCCCGGAGACATAAAAATGGTAGAAGAGATGGTCTTCTTCTACACTGGAGGAAAAGACATTTACCTTAGTGAAGAGGGAGCAAGATATCTGGTGGAGAAGGGCATTAAGGCCGTAGGAATCGACAATCCAACCATAGGGGGCTTTGAAGTGCATAAAATTCTGCTCTCCAATGAAATTCTTATTTTCGAGAATTTGGCTAACCTCGAAAAACTCATTGGAAAAGAGTTTACTTTCTTTGGAGTTCCCTTAAAAATCAAAAATGGTTCAGGAAGTCCCATTAGAGCTTTTGCAATCCTTTAG